The bacterium region ACCGACACCCTCGAAAAGTAGTAACTACATCAGTGGAACACTCCTCAGTCGAAGAACCTATGCGTCAGCTAGAGCAAAGGGGTGTTGAGATTATTCGCATTCATCCCGAGGAGGAAGACACGCTATCTGTTGATGATGTCTTGGCAGCTGTAGACGAGGATACTCGACTGTTATCCTTAATCTGGGCGAACAACGAGACTGGCATTATTCATCCCGTTCCGGAGATATTTCGGCGTGTGCGAGAGCGATATCCGAACTGCTTGCTTCACACAGATGCTGTTCAAATGTTCTCTAAATGTAAGGTCAATCTCAAAAGCTTTCCTTTTGACTTTTTGACGATAGCTCCCCATAAGTTTGGTGCATTACCTGGCATCGGTGTAAGCATAGTAAATGCCCAACGAGAGCTTGGTGCGCTTTTAGTTGGTGGTGCGCAGGAGCTCAAGTGGCGCCCTGGTACTGAAAATCTTCTCGGGATCGTCAGTACGTCTTCAGCTTTGAAAGTCCTTCCAAAAATCCTGCAGAGCTATGAAAACTCTATCCGGTATATACGTGACGAATTTGAACAGTCCATCACTGAGCGCTATTCCTCCATCTCTATTGTAGGTGGAGATTGTGAGGAACGGCTTCCAAACACCTCCATGCTCTATATTCCAGGGGTCTCTACTGAAGATCTCGTCGTAGCATTGGATCTTGAGGGCCTCGCCTGCTCGCGAGGCTCTGCGTGCTCTTCTGGTAAGCAGCTTGGTTCGCACGTATTAGGTGGAATGAGTTACCCGAAATCCGCAGCGACTGAGGTTCTTCGCTTCAGCTTTAGGGCAGATTTCCCAAAAGAGGAGTTAAAAACTGTTTTAGAGCGACTTTTTCTCTGTTTAGACCGCTCAGGAGTCGCGACTACCGTCGAAGAATCTGCTACTCTTTCCCCCCAGTAATAGCTATTCAAACCACTACTCGTACATATGGAAAATACCGTGCTTGAAGGAAAAGTCGTCGTTGCTATGTCGGGAGGTGTCGATTCCTCGGTTGCTGCGCTTATTCTCGCTGAACAGGGCCTGGATATTGTTGGGGTTTCGATGCAGGTCTGGGACTACCGAAACCATGGAGGCTGCAGTTCGAAAGCCACGTGCTGTGCTCCAAGTGACTTTGCTGACGCTCGTTCAGTAGCGGACAAACTTGGTATCCCGTATTATGTCTTTGATTTCGAAGAGAAGTTTCACGAGAAGGTTATCTCCAAGTTCTTGAGCACCTATCAGCGCGGTGAAACTCCAAATCCATGCGTCGACTGTAATAATGAGGTCAAGTTCCGCGAACTCCGTGGAAGAGCGTTATCACTTGGATGCACCTCTGTAGCAACGGGGCACTACGTTTCCGTAAAGCATGATAGCGACGGATACCATGTTTATCGTGGATCTGATGATCGTAAAGATCAGAGTTATTTTCTCTATGGTCTTTTGCAGGAAGAGCTTGCTCAAACTCTCTTTCCCCTTGGAGAGCTCACGAAGTCCGAAGTTCGTCAGATAGCGAGAGATGCAGGAATTAAGACAGCAGACAAGCCAGAAAGCCAGGATATCTGCTTTGTTTCGGGACCACTCGGAGACTTTGTTGGAAAAAGGCTTGGAAGTGATAAGAAACCTGGTGTTTTTGTAAACAGGTCAGGCGCCGTAATAGGAAAACATGACGGCATTCATCAATTTACCATAGGACAAAGGAAGGGACTCGGTATTTCTGGTCATGAAGCTCCACTGTATGTTGTAGATATCGACCACGAGAGTGGGGAAGTTCTCATCGGACCGCGAGAAGAGCTAGAGGTACCTGGATTCTCTGTCGGTGCCCTGAACTGGATACATCCAACCTACGCAGCACACGGCGGTCCGGTAAATGAGATTGATGTAATTGCACAAGTTCGGCACAAACATAAAGGTGTACGCGCACGATTACGAATGGATGGCGATGTAGCAAAAGTCACATTCATAGATGAGTGGACATCTCCAGCGCCGGGGCAAGCTGGAGTTTTTTACGACTTACAGAATAAAGAGCTCCTGGGTGGAGGGCGAATCCTACCCGGCTGTACGAATAGAGCTTCCCTGAATATTCTACCTGAGGAGGCTCGATGGTAAAAAGGGAGCAACTGGACGAAGCGCTGAGAGAGGCTCTGCAAGAAAGGATCGGCTATGTTTTTGAGTCGAGCTCTCTTTTAACGTACGCCCTCACACATTGTTCAGCCACTTCGGGGGATAAGCCGGACTACGAAAGGCTCGAGTTCTTAGGAGACGCGGTTCTTGATCTCGCTGTAGCGGATCTTCTTCTTCTCGCCCATCCCGCCTTACGAGAGGGAGATCTTTCGAAGATGCGAGCTGCCTTGGTGAATACGGCCTCACTGGCAGAGATCGCCAGAGAGCTGAAACTTGGAGATTGTATTATTCTCAGTAGAGCCGAGAGGGCTCAAAAGGGGCATGAACGTGATTCAATTCTCGCTGATGTGCTGGAAGCGCTGATCGGGGCCTTGTATAGAGAAGCAAATTTTGAAAAAGCAAAGCATGTTATCTCTGCCCTTTTTGGTGAACGCATACTCACGGTTGACCCCCGAGATCCCAAAACTGAGCTGCAAGAAATACTACATCAGCTAGGAAAAGACGCGCCAGAATATCTACTCGAATACACCGAAGGACCCGAACACGCTCCTCTGTTCATTTCGGTTGTTCAAAGCGAAGGTAAAATTCTCGGTCGGGGAGAAGGGAAAACAAAAAAGTCATCGCAACAGGAAGCTGCTCGAGAGGCCTTAGGAAAACTCGAAGATGGCTCACAGGAACCAAACGAACTATGAAGAAAGCACCCAAGATAGCGCTTATTGGACGAACCAATGTTGGAAAGTCAACATTATTTAATGCCCTCTGTAAAAAGAATCGAAGCATTACCGAAGATATTGCTGGCGTTACACGAGATCGCTCTTATGCGCTCGTCAATATTAAAGAGCACATGGCAACTTTGATCGATACCGGCGGGATTCTGGGTGAAACCGAAGATCCGCTTGCCGCTGCGGTACATGAGCAAAGCGCTCTCGCTATTGATGAGGCAAGTATCATTATTGCGGTTCTTGACGGAATGCACGGAGTCCACCCAGATGATGCGGGGCTAGTGCAACTCATGAGAAGGACAGAAAAGCCGGTAATCTGGGTGATAAACAAGTGTGAGAAACCTTCATCACGCGAGGAAGCAGTCGAGTTTCATCAATTAGGAATAGAAACTTACATCTGTCTGAGCGCTGCCCATCGTCAAAATCTTCATGAGTTAACAGGAGCACTGGTGGAAGCGCTCGAAGTGCTAGCAGCTGGCGATACGGTATCACAGGATGAGACGGAACCCTCGGCTATTAGAATTGCTATTGTTGGAAAGCCGAATGTTGGGAAATCTAGCCTCGTCAATAGGCTCATTGGTTCAGAACGCGTAATCGCCTCTGAGATACCGGGAACAACCCGCGATAGTATTGATGTTGAGCTCACGCGCGATCAACAGAGCTATGTTTTTGTTGATACAGCGGGACTCAGGAGAAAGAGTCATATACCAGAGGAATCTCTGGAGAGATATGCGAATGTGAGAGCTTTGAAGGCTATCGCGCGTTGTGATGTAGCGCTGCTACTGCTGGATGCCACGCAAAAGCCCCTGGTAAGTGATCAAGAGCGAAGGATAGCAGACCTTCTTCACCGTCGAGGAATTCCGTTCCTTGTTGTTGTGAACAAATGGGATGCGATTGAAAAGGATAACAAGAGCGTAAAGCAGTATACGGAAGAAGTGTATGAACGGTTAAATTTCTGTCGATATGCACCGATAGTATTTCTATCGGCGAAAACTGGTCGTCGCTGCCCGAAAATCTTTGAGGCGGTGAAAGAGGTACATGAGTCTGCTGCTAAGCGTGTGAAAACCTCTGAGCTCAATCGCGTGTTGGGGCAGGCATTCGTAAAAAATCCCCCTCCTGTGCATCGAGGACATCCCATTAAGCTCTATTTTGCGACTCAAGTTACCACAACTCCACCCACTATCTTGATTTTTGTAAACTATCCACAGAGTATTGGTCGGAGTTACGAACGATATCTCAAGAGAAAACTTCAGGAGCATTTCGCTTTTTCGGGAACGG contains the following coding sequences:
- a CDS encoding cysteine desulfurase, with the translated sequence MSKELNAFITTYLQYRVIFGIDEILKLKSQKRLYLDANATYGLLPEVTDSLTQFLENFRSKPFLNPSSIHLEGQSPRAIVDEARSQLYVQCGLQENTHRIFFTSGATEGNNHALAYPFRDLDTPDRHPRKVVTTSVEHSSVEEPMRQLEQRGVEIIRIHPEEEDTLSVDDVLAAVDEDTRLLSLIWANNETGIIHPVPEIFRRVRERYPNCLLHTDAVQMFSKCKVNLKSFPFDFLTIAPHKFGALPGIGVSIVNAQRELGALLVGGAQELKWRPGTENLLGIVSTSSALKVLPKILQSYENSIRYIRDEFEQSITERYSSISIVGGDCEERLPNTSMLYIPGVSTEDLVVALDLEGLACSRGSACSSGKQLGSHVLGGMSYPKSAATEVLRFSFRADFPKEELKTVLERLFLCLDRSGVATTVEESATLSPQ
- the mnmA gene encoding tRNA 2-thiouridine(34) synthase MnmA — its product is MENTVLEGKVVVAMSGGVDSSVAALILAEQGLDIVGVSMQVWDYRNHGGCSSKATCCAPSDFADARSVADKLGIPYYVFDFEEKFHEKVISKFLSTYQRGETPNPCVDCNNEVKFRELRGRALSLGCTSVATGHYVSVKHDSDGYHVYRGSDDRKDQSYFLYGLLQEELAQTLFPLGELTKSEVRQIARDAGIKTADKPESQDICFVSGPLGDFVGKRLGSDKKPGVFVNRSGAVIGKHDGIHQFTIGQRKGLGISGHEAPLYVVDIDHESGEVLIGPREELEVPGFSVGALNWIHPTYAAHGGPVNEIDVIAQVRHKHKGVRARLRMDGDVAKVTFIDEWTSPAPGQAGVFYDLQNKELLGGGRILPGCTNRASLNILPEEARW
- the rnc gene encoding ribonuclease III, producing MVKREQLDEALREALQERIGYVFESSSLLTYALTHCSATSGDKPDYERLEFLGDAVLDLAVADLLLLAHPALREGDLSKMRAALVNTASLAEIARELKLGDCIILSRAERAQKGHERDSILADVLEALIGALYREANFEKAKHVISALFGERILTVDPRDPKTELQEILHQLGKDAPEYLLEYTEGPEHAPLFISVVQSEGKILGRGEGKTKKSSQQEAAREALGKLEDGSQEPNEL
- a CDS encoding ribosome biogenesis GTPase Der; protein product: MKKAPKIALIGRTNVGKSTLFNALCKKNRSITEDIAGVTRDRSYALVNIKEHMATLIDTGGILGETEDPLAAAVHEQSALAIDEASIIIAVLDGMHGVHPDDAGLVQLMRRTEKPVIWVINKCEKPSSREEAVEFHQLGIETYICLSAAHRQNLHELTGALVEALEVLAAGDTVSQDETEPSAIRIAIVGKPNVGKSSLVNRLIGSERVIASEIPGTTRDSIDVELTRDQQSYVFVDTAGLRRKSHIPEESLERYANVRALKAIARCDVALLLLDATQKPLVSDQERRIADLLHRRGIPFLVVVNKWDAIEKDNKSVKQYTEEVYERLNFCRYAPIVFLSAKTGRRCPKIFEAVKEVHESAAKRVKTSELNRVLGQAFVKNPPPVHRGHPIKLYFATQVTTTPPTILIFVNYPQSIGRSYERYLKRKLQEHFAFSGTDVKIQVRKRRNPLNEMS